The Fictibacillus phosphorivorans genomic sequence CGTTTTCTCTCTTTGGATCACAAACTTATGTACACAACTTTTCTTGCTTTCAGTAATTTCTCAGTCGATGGCGTCTGCGTTTGATTTTATGATTTTTATTGCAACACTCGCTTTCCTCGTTCCCTATTTGTTCGCTTCTCTTTATCAGTTGAAACTCGTTATGAGAGGAGAGACGTATGAAAAATCTGGTAGAAGCAGAACAACAGATGGAATCATAGCTGCCATAGCTGCTATCTATTCGTTCTGGGTCATCTATGCAGGAACATCAGATCTCAAGACCTTTTTATTCGGGATCGCCTTACTTGCGTCTGGAATCTTATTTTACCCGTTTGTTCCAAAACCATCTGAATCAATCAAAAAACCGGCTGATTAACAGCCGGTTTTTTGATTGCTCTTTGTAAAAAATTGTTGCCTTTAAGTTTTTTTTCTTCTTTGACTTTTGATTGAAGTGGAGGATGCGAGACTCCTGTGGGACAGGCGGGCAGTCCTCAAAGTGGAAGTGGCTCGTTCAGCCCCGACTAGCAAAAGGTGAATGGGCTAGCAAGGCGCACTTTGCCTTGTGGTCCATTTAACTTTTGACCTCGAGGGGCTAGCCACTGCAACTAGACAGGTGAGACACTTATACGGAAACGTTGGAATGTGGCTCACCGCCTGCCCCACGGAAAGCGAGTATCTGAAACGGAAATCAATACTTTCAATAGCAACAGGGAATACAAAAACAGCCTTTTTAATCATCATGCACCTTTACGAAGGCCAGACCCTGTATTTGCTTTTACTAAAATTCCATTAAACTTATCAACGTCTGATGGTTTGGAGAGCATCGTTCCGATGATCGCGCCTAAGAACCCAAGTGGTATGGAAACAATTCCTGGGTTAGCAAGTGGAAAGATCGCTTCGCCCGTAAGAATAGCCGCTCCTTCTACAGGAGACCAAACGCTAGGTGAAATCATGACTAAAAATAGTGAACTAACGAGTCCAACCAACATTCCTGTTACGGCGCCTGCAGTATTAAAGCGCTTCCAAAAGATCGTTAAAAGAATGATAGGAAGGTTCGCGCTAGCGGCTACCGCAAAAGCGAGGGATACTAAGAATGCAACATTTAGTTTTTGTGCGAATAAGGCCAGGATGATAGATATGATTGCTACACCTACTGAAGCCCATTTGGCGGCTTTCATCTGTTCCTTTTCTGACGCATGACCTTTTCTGATGATGTGCGTATAAAAGTCATGAGCAAATGCAGAAGCAGCTGACAATACCAACCCAGCTACAACGGCTAGAATGGTAGCGAATGCCACGGCTGAAACAAATGCAAATAAAAATTCTCCTCCAAGTACCTCAGCTAACAGAGGAGCTGCCATATTTCCGGCGGCATTTGCAGCTACGATCTTATCTTGTCCGACAAAAGCTGCGGCACCAAACCCTAAAAAGATCGTCATGATATAAAACGCTCCGATCAGCCAAGTAGCATAAACTACTGATTTTCTTGCAGTTGGAGCATCTTTTACCGTAAAGAAACGGATCAGAATATGTGGAAGACCGGCTGTTCCTAAAACAAGTGCTAAGTTTAAGGAGATCGTATCAAGCGGATCTTTGAATTTGTTTCCGGGGTTCAAAAACGATTCTCCAAGTGGGGTAGCACTTTTCACTTGATTGAACATCTCTGTAAAGCTAAAACCAAATTTAGCAAACACCATGACAGAAATAATAAATGTACCAAGCATCAATAGAATCGCTTTTACGATTTGTACCCATGATGTGGCTGTCATACCACCGAACACCACATAGACCGTCATCAGAACACCTACGATAAGTACAGAATATATGTACTCGATACCAAGTAAAAGTTTAATGAGAGCACCTGCACCTACTAATTGAGCGACCATATAGAAGGTGGAGATCGCCATCGTATTCAATGCTGCAACACCACGAACCTTTTTATCATTAAACCTAGCAGCAATCATATCAGCCATCGTATACTTTCCTAGATTTCGAAGAGGCTCAGCTACTAAGAACAGAACGACGAGATATGCCACAAGAAAGCCGATGCTATAAAAAAAGCCGTCAAACCCTGATAGTGCAATTGTGCCTGCGATTCCTAGAAATGAAGCGGCTG encodes the following:
- a CDS encoding cation acetate symporter, which produces MNGTAFSLFLGIVALTLVITYFASKKTKTTSDFYTADGGLTGMQNGLAIAGDYMSAASFLGIAGTIALSGFDGFFYSIGFLVAYLVVLFLVAEPLRNLGKYTMADMIAARFNDKKVRGVAALNTMAISTFYMVAQLVGAGALIKLLLGIEYIYSVLIVGVLMTVYVVFGGMTATSWVQIVKAILLMLGTFIISVMVFAKFGFSFTEMFNQVKSATPLGESFLNPGNKFKDPLDTISLNLALVLGTAGLPHILIRFFTVKDAPTARKSVVYATWLIGAFYIMTIFLGFGAAAFVGQDKIVAANAAGNMAAPLLAEVLGGEFLFAFVSAVAFATILAVVAGLVLSAASAFAHDFYTHIIRKGHASEKEQMKAAKWASVGVAIISIILALFAQKLNVAFLVSLAFAVAASANLPIILLTIFWKRFNTAGAVTGMLVGLVSSLFLVMISPSVWSPVEGAAILTGEAIFPLANPGIVSIPLGFLGAIIGTMLSKPSDVDKFNGILVKANTGSGLRKGA